One genomic region from Gemmatimonadota bacterium encodes:
- a CDS encoding PHP domain-containing protein, giving the protein MDPPYAPLWCKSNYSFLEGASHPEELVEACRRLGLSSLALTDRNGVYGIVRAHVRARELDVHLVVGAQVSLRDGSEILLLVQDREGYAHLCRLLTAGHLRGAKGNCRVSWEEVCRHSPGLIALWISAAGLTGSGNAGPAGHADASAGASGSNLSG; this is encoded by the coding sequence ATGGACCCGCCCTACGCGCCCCTCTGGTGCAAGAGCAATTACTCCTTCCTGGAAGGGGCCAGCCATCCCGAGGAACTGGTGGAGGCCTGCCGGCGCCTGGGGCTTTCCTCCCTGGCCCTCACCGACCGCAACGGGGTGTACGGCATCGTGCGGGCCCACGTCCGCGCCCGGGAACTGGACGTCCATCTGGTCGTGGGGGCGCAGGTCAGCCTCCGGGACGGATCGGAGATCCTGCTGCTGGTCCAGGACCGGGAAGGCTACGCCCACCTCTGCCGGCTGCTGACCGCCGGGCACCTGCGCGGCGCCAAGGGGAACTGCCGGGTGAGCTGGGAGGAGGTGTGCCGCCACAGCCCGGGGCTGATCGCCCTGTGGATCAGCGCGGCGGGTCTGACGGGCTCCGGGAACGCCGGGCCGGCTGGCCACGCCGACGCGTCCGCCGGCGCGTCCGGTTCGAACCTCTCGGGCC